TGAAGCAACAGGGGCACTTGAATTTACCAGGATTAAAAAAGGCTTCTGTGCTTTAGTGATCCGTGTAGAAAACCCTCTTCAGCAGTTCGGTGTTGTTCGCTTGTTAACCTCGTGCAGTGTTTGCAGATCTTCAGTAGGTCAGGAGTGTTGACAGGTGAATGTATCAAGTGTCATGTGCTTCACAAATCCATCATACTTTTATTGTACATACATTGCAACATCTAGCAAATGTAAGCGCAGACGATTACCCTGTTCTGACAGTATTCAGTTTCAGACTCTCAGAATTCAAATTTCCAGTGAAAATTTCTAACTATTTCTTGCTAAAGCTTTGTTGCCAAACCCACCAAACCACAtacctctatctatctatctatctatctatctatctatctatctatctatctatctatctatctatctatctaatactGTCTTCCTGCTCACATGATGCTTCTGTCACCCTGATGGTTGCTCAGAGTCTTTTGTGTACTGATCCTTTAGTGATTGCTAACAGGTGATAAGTTCTAATTTGTTAGTTGGAATCTGTTCTTAGATCCATAGCCTTGCTGACTTCCTTGTGGCTTCTTTGATTTCTTAAAACTGACCTGGATAATCACACAGCTGTTGTGTGATCTAGAGCTTGACAGACAAAGACAGGTAGATGCACATGCAGTTTAACAGGATTGTTCTCGGTGCTCTCATTCCCTGGCAAGACTTTTCTGAATCATTTAACATCCAGTTGCTGTGTACTGAATTATTTTGTAACTTCCCCATCTTGCAGAATTCCCTAATTAACTTCACCCACagccatttgttttgtttaaggAAGTTTATTTCAGACACTCCCATATGTATTTATCTTTCTTCTTAGCACATGACAAAAATTCCCCTTCTTGTTGCCTGGAAGGCCttaaagagatactccaccccaaaaagaacattttgtcattaatcacttacccccatgtcgctccaaacccgtaaaagctttgttcatcttcggaacacaatttaggATATTTTGGAGGAAAacagggaggcttgagactgtctcattgtctgccaagtaaaatacactgtcaaggtccagaaatgtaTGAAAGACGTTGTCAGAATATAGCATAcgttgttctgtgtcagctgtgccACACGTTTTCTACACtatgatttgaatgaaaacagcgtTCAGCATACACTCTCGAAAATGGTCAAATTTATCCAAAGTCAATGGgatagtcacaagcctcccggttttcatccaaaatattttaaattgtgttctgaagacaaatgAATCttctatgggtttggaacgacatgggggtaagtgattactgacaacattttcattttggggtggagtataccTTTAAGATTGGGTTTTCTTGGTATCATTAATGGTGTTTGTTAAGATgtttacacacatttatataatttctgtAAGACTCCattgtatataaagtatattttactgGATCGCTCTGCTTTTAATATCACCAGGTCAAGGTTTTATTCAGACCATTTTTAAATGGATCTTTTTAAAATGTCCATGagaaaatttaattttatcaataaatatattctaaaatattttaccTAACCCATTTTTTAAAACCTCAAGATtcctattttaaatgttaaattcttttgaactttctattcataaaaataaatcctgAAAACAAACATCACAGTTTCCCCAAaatagttttcaacattgattataatatttcttgagctgcaaatcatcatataataataatttctgaaggatcatgtgacactggagtaatgatgctgaaattcagcttttttactgcattttcaatcaaataaatttagcactggtgagcataagagaactATTGTGCTTCGTATTTCAAATTTGTACTGATTTGTTGATGAGCCAGAACAAAAAGTCACACTTTGCTTTCACAGTATTCTGCAGGGCCAACATGAACAATGGGGTCATTCACATTTCCTGTTCATCCCCTCAGCAGTCGCTAGGCATGTTCTTGTTTTTCACATGTATTTTACAGAGCTGAAAATCCAGGTCCGAAAGGCTAAAAGTGAGAACAGCAAGACGCTGCTTGCAAGCATTCCTGTTTTTACATGAATGATCTGCTGTAGGTGTATTCCCTAAAATGCCATCTCACTGTGGGAAGAGAAGCTTTGAACTCTGAAGCTTCTCAAGCAAAAATAAGCGGTTACACCCATCTAAAATCAGTCTTGGATAAGTGACCTATTACAGATGCAATCTAATTGGCTGCTGATGATTTGAATTCAAacaaaatgttgttttgtttCAAATGCAGTTTTGTAATTAACGCCTCCCTCTCCAACATCCATCTTCAAAGTGAACAGTGCTGTCTTACAAGATTATTAGCAAAGATTTGATTTGAGGAATGTTTTTCAGAGTCGCGTTACAGCAGAAATCTGGCGATTCAGACcatcattttacaatatttaggtatttgttagtgtttgttgctcatgtgtgattgtattaaagtTTTCTTGTATAATGATGTATTTAAAGAGAATCGGAAATCATAATGCAGTTATAATGTCAGAATGCAGTACTATGGCTTCAAAGTATTTGTAAGCGttgttaaaaaatgacaaaaattattgTATTAGATAACATCAGCTACTTTCATAATAGCATATAGCTTTTACTGTAGCAAGTAGCGGATTAGGGTTACAAACGTTTCATTGCTGCATTATTGCCACCTTTTATTGTGCCTTCAGCTTAATAGCTGAGCATGCTGAATGTTAATAACTGATTCTCTGATTAAAATAACAATTCTGATTCGATACATCACAGATCACTTACATCTTTTTGTAgcaaaatattaagtaaaaatatatttaaagacatAATATAATCTTACAGGTTTTATATTCATCAATATAATAGcttttcatttttgaacaatATTATTTTAGAACCCAAAAATAccaacaaaatgttttttgatttgacttgatttaatattttgtgtctaatgcaatgacatttacacttttttaaatgtagCTTTTTAAGTAGTTTCCAAATGCTTTTGTGGTCACTGCATGTGTGGTGATTTTCAAAGGGTGGAAGTAAAAGATAAACTGTTGTATCTTACAGTTGTGTCCCTCTTGCAACAGTCTGcttgtatatttattttcttttgttcgcCTGATAATGAAGGTTATTTCTGCGGTTGAGCAAGACTTCTGTTTTGGGCTGGGGTTTCTTTAAAGGTTATCTGCGGAGATAAAGCGCTCACAGTGAACAGTCGCAGGAAGACTCTCTTCCTGTGTGACCTTTTCCAGCATCACACATGAAGGACCTTTGAATCTGCTTTATTGTGGATTACTCACAGCCCTTGAAGTAATGAATGGTTACTTCTCTGAAACAAAGGTCTCACGGGGGAAAAACTGCTTGCCTCAGTGCTGCTTATGGGAAGTGGTAGACATGAGCAACTTATTAATTGTTAACACGAGTTACAATCTAGCAGCAGAATTATATGTCATAAGGAATTTTTAGTTTAGCTCTGCTTAGAATGTTGACTAAATattaagattgtttttttttttttttttaagtaaagattAAGTTGATcagaagatttcaaataaattatgtatcatcaaggaatcctgaagaaaatgcatagaaaaaacaatcaaaaatattaatctccacaactgtttttaattgttttgattCAATGtgtattaggatgatttctgaagacttcAGCTGAAAATAAAGCTGttatatcacagaaataaattacattttaaaatatattaaaatagaaaatggctattttaaattgtattgctgtattttgatcaaataaatggaaacttggtgagcataggagacttttttcaaaaacaaaacaaaaatatcttatCCACCCCAAACTTTAGAACAGTGTTATATGCAAATAATCTTGAACTTGGGCAGGTGCGTCTCGTCTCAGACCTGTGAGGCCTGCTAAAACAAGTAATGCTTAGGAATTGCTCTTGCTAAAGGCACTTTACTGCCTTATGACATTAAAACCTCAGCATGATAAGTGTAATCACTAACCTTACCTTTCATAATGGATTCAATCAAATTTAGCAGACCTTTAACAGAACGAATTGATTGAATGTGTTATATAACCAATACTTGTTTTAAAATTATGTTaatagtgtaaatatatatagaagATTAACCAAGTAAGGTGAAActatttttataacaaaaaaaaaaattgtaacaacATGGCAAATGTACTCTGTCTGAATTTCATTAATATAATCAATTTTTATACTATATAATTTTAACAGTATGTCCAAATTAAAAATGCAGACAGTATGcgattttggatttttttatacAGCTATCCACTGTAATTACAACAGTATATTTAAGATGGTGAATTCTACCCACTTACAGTAACTGGACAGGGGGTTCAAAGTCACAAAAAAAGTCCATCACAATGTAGCTACAGTAACAATGTTCaggatggttgttagggtgttgctatgtggttgctgggGTTTAAAACAAACCTAATCCTAAAAATGGGCAGTAATAGTAATGCTTGATGATCAAATTGCATGTTTAAGCCAGTATTGTTGACTGCAGACTTCTGTGGAATGTAATGAAAACTATCTGGAGATGTATCAGTTTTCCTGTTGACACAGTTGGGAGTCTTTATCATGTGAAATACACATGAGTATCTGGACAAACCGGCTTTGTCAGTTCTCAAGAGGTGATGTGGTTATTGCTGCTCACATTAACATATAATGCTTTCATTTCTTGATGAAGTGATAAGTAGTGTAGTAGATGATGGCTGTTAAACTGGGTTTACCCAGATACagctataaataaattaatactgatTAGCACTACCATGAATGCCAATAATAGTGGCACTATTTAACCAGTGTGATTTGCTGTCATATGATGGTATGCTGTTGACTTTCTGAGTACCTATCTTGTTGGCAGTTGAGTTTTACAGATTTGTTCCAGAGAAAGACCACAAACCGAACAGGATCTGGTTCCTGCACCTGCAGGCCAAACTAAGAAGGGTTTCTGCAATTGCAATCAGTGGATTTTAACCATTTACAATTACATGgtgaaaaaactatatatatatatatatatatatatatatatatatatatatatatatatatatatatatatatatatatatatatatgtggggttggtaagattttaatgtttctgaaaggagtctcttatgctcaccaatgctgcatttctttgatcaaaaatacagtaaaaacagaaatattttaaaacagtatttcaatttaaaataacagttagctatttaaatacattatgaaatgtattaaaaaaattaccaAATTAAAAAATTTCACTCAAATTGTTATTTTGatgatataatttaattaaacattttgtattGGATTTGAAAAGCTCACTAGTGGTCTCAGGCTTTTGGATCCAATTGTTTAACTGACAAAAAGGCAATATTTCCCTGCCTGAACACTTCTCTCTGTTTTAATCatgaacaaaaattataattttgcccTTCATCATGAAAGCATGGACAGATAGTGCAGTGTAGTAAAACCATTATTCAGAGCTCCATGTGACTCATCACAAACATAAGATTGTGCCATGCAGTGTGTCCACAATGTGCTGTATGTGTCATATGCATTTAGTCCACAGCTAAATTCACTGTCTACATCAAGCATCTGAGATGCATTTAATAGCCTATAAAGTTTGTGTGGATGTTTTCTGCAACTTTAGCAGCTTCATCTGAGACTTTTAAAATATCCATTCagtactttgaaaaaaaaactgtttggttGTTGGCTTGCATCTGTTTCCCTTTTACTgtatgtcatggaaaagttctgaATCACACAGCCAGCTGAGCCTCAGGGCAGCTGCTACCTTAGAAACACAGGAAGACCCGAAAATATCTCACTGCTGGACAATagagaccaaaaaaaaacatcaacagtgGTGTCAGTGATAAGAGAGTTGAGAAGTATAATACAACACAGTTCTGTTTCTGTATGACGTTTGTTGAGTGTTTGCTATAAAACTGGCACAGCTAGGATCCTGCAAAAACCTGCCCTTCGAGTATATCTGCTTACTCTGCCATTTTTTGCTCCGTGATCATCTCCACACATCACTCATGTAAATGAATCATACAAGTGACATCCTCAAAATAAGGCAGACATGCTTCACAAAAGCAGAACCGCCACATCGGGAGATCACATGATGTTGTTTTTGTCCTAAACACCAGTTACTCTTGTCCAGATTAAAGAACTAAACAAAGTGACCCAAACATCAGTTACTCATCAAGCAGTCGAAAGttttattactgaaatattaGATTCAAATCAAAATCTTGTAAAACTTGTGTTTTTACAAGATACTTCTTCTTGACTTTGGCCAAGTTATTGATTAACTATCTACAAAATAAAATCTACTGTaattttaatctatatttgtGCCTTAATATTTTTATCCACCCCACATTTTGATGGGTGCCAAATTGAGCACACTAGAGTGTTTATCTGTTGACAATTGTTTAAAGCATTGGTTCCTCTGCTTGGTTTTGTGTGGCAAGCCATTGTAACATTTATTAACAAGTATCCTTTTTATCTTGTTTAATCCTAACACTGAGACAGGCttctaatatttgtatatttatcttcatatgcatgcattttattttcgattgatcattattttatataataataaaaatatttgttttattaatgtttattagtGTGTAACATaactaaaatgtattcatttaattctATTAGGTTTTGTGCTATTATCATTTTGTTTCATCTGtgatttgacaaataaaaaacattaataattttttctgGTGGTGTTTTCCTTTGTTTTagcttttattgttatttatgatAATACACATAATAGTTATTTGTAATGTAAATTATTTGACTAATTAtgtcaaataaacatgaataatattattttgttctattttagTTTTGTACTGTTTTCCTTagaatgatcttttattttatttataaaatattcataataataattattgttcatgtttttgaattggtttgaatatttaataaataaaccttataatatctatttatttccttttttgtgctgtgttcatgttttatcatttattttatttctaactattattatgtttataataattaaattaatattagtgttcatatattatatatttcataaatagataaacatgaataattatttacatttttgttttgcgtTTTTCTATCAAATGTATGTTAACTCGGCCTGCCATAGGGTTCTTTCCACATGACGTCAGAGGAGGTGGAGCCGCTGTATGAACGAGGCAGGTGAGCGCGCAGGTGGAGCGCAGCGTTGAGTTTCCCAGCAGCTCAAAACAATACTCGGAGAGGCCTCTGGGAATAGCGCACTCCAACTACCATGACATAAAACAAGGTCAGCTTTGGAATACACCTGCATTAATAACCGAATGCTTACTTGAGCTTTTGTAAAACTCAGATAACTTGGACAAACGTTTTATCAGCCGTGGAAATGATCAGTTCAGAGATTTTGCGTCCGACCCCGAACTCTGCGCGTAAAGCGCTCGGAAAGCTCGCGACCAGACTGGAGGAGGTGAAGAACCCCTGGAGACAAGGATCAGCGCTCGAGCTCAGCCACAATGAAACCGCTCGGCTCGCCACCGACGCGCTCCTGGAGCACGGCGAGAAGGAGTACAAAAAAGTATTGCAAGACGAAAGAGAATTGAACTTTCTGTCCTCGCAGGAAATACGCTATATCACCGAGAATGTGGCCAAAGGTGGCGGCGCGGATAGCGGGACTAATGGAGTGGACATGGAGGAAGGGGACACGGTGTCCGAGCTCACTTCAGGCACTTATTTCCCCATGATGTCCGACGAGGAGCCACCAATGTTGGAGCTGGGCTGGCCAGAGGCTTCCAACCGATTTGGACCCACCGAAGCGCAGATACACTTCCAGAGAGACAAGTCAAAAAACGTCAAAGATCACATTCGTTCTCTTATTAGTAAAGCCAAGAAGGTAAGAACAACAGAAACACACTCGtatacaaaaatgaataaataaatacaaacgcCGCTTCCTTGTGGTTTGCAAATGTGCTTTGCTTGAAACTTGCATCTCTGTGTGGCAGCTTCGTGCGTGACGTGTGACGTCATACGTAAACATGCTACTTTTGGACAGCTTCAGTGCTTTTGATCAGCTGTAACTTTTATTTACCACAAATTGTGCTTAAGAAATAACCAGACCCCCAAACTGTAATTTTGTCACACACAAACCTGTCTAAATGTTTCTGAAATACACAAAACACCAAGCACAAGGAGACTCTCCAAACAAAACCTTTCACAAAATAAAGCTTGTTTTAAAACAATGCCGTTCAAATGCGCTCCATAAATCCAACTAAGAGAAAGAAGTTGGCAAAAATGCTGTATAAAAATGAAGTTTATTctgagaaaaacttttttttttacgttcaTAAATTTTATACGTGTGACTTAAATGTCCAAATGTTTCACAATCACTAAATATGAATCGAGGTGAGATAACTATTGAAGAATTTGAAATTGCATAAAAATTGTTACATTAGTCATTATGAGTAACTAAATTACTTGATTATTATCATGAGATGGTCACCTGGAAGCAATAAAGTAATTAGTGTTGCATGTTTACAGATTCTGGTTCATTTGAATGCATCTTTATCTTTATTCCACAGGTTATCGCTATAGTCATGGATGTTTTTACAGACGTTGACTTGTTCTGTGACCTGATGGAGGCCTCCAACAAGCGCCGGGTTCCAGTTTATATTCTACTGGATGAGAAGAATCTCAGCTATTTTTTGAACATGTGCTCAGAACTGGACATCCAGAATTCACACTTAAGTGTAAGTCAGACGCTGACGCTCTCTTAGAAGTGGTGTGGTCCAGCTCATGAGTTCTTATCCTTGCACATAAGTTTTAAGCAAGCATTCAATAAGAAGGGTGTTCAgagttttatatatgaatgtatctGTCAGTCAACAGCAAAACATAAGTCTTATGTAAGTTTCCTTAAGTCTATTAGGTCATTCAGATCAAAAGGAAATGTCGAGTTGAATGAGTATACATTTCAAAAGCATTTttgtcaacaaaaaaaacaacacttttttttcctgttaCTGCTATTAATATTGGTGTACaagaactatttatttttttattgagtaattattaaacatttatttaatgctgCTTTGTTTCAGAATATGCGGGTAAGAAGTGTATGTGGAGACACGTATTGCACCAAAAGTGGAAAGAAATTCACAGGTCAGGTTCAAGAGAAATTCATGATCATTGACTGCGAGGAAGTCATAGCTGGATCATATAGGTATGTTAATCATGTTGTTGATGCATTGtgtaattcagtttaaaaattcctgttatgtatcttttttttttttaccccaaaaaCATAATTACTGAAGTTATTTTACAACTGTAAATCTTGGTAATGAGATCCTTTAAATGATAGTACTTTAAGAATCATTTTGTTTATATGATGACCAAGTTATGCCACAGAGTTgaaatgatttatatattttttatttatttatttatatgctattatagttttttgtaatattttcagtttccattttaatttagtaatgttttatttttcatttgagtgtgctttttttattagtttaaaaatatatttaggttttgttttaatttcagtttcagatttagttcagttttaatggtttatttatttccagtatATTCTACGCTGATTATACAATGATTTCACTCACTTTTCTGTTAAGCAGGAAACACAATACTAAATTGTGCATTGGACCCTATTTTTACAGatttatcttttttatatatatacattgagtGCTTTTTTCTAAGTCAACATTTCCAATTTCTACTTACTTTAAATGTTTCTAATAATTATATgtaattcagctttatttcaataaactctgtttttaatagttttagttagtaATATCAAGACACTGCTAAATAGTATGTTTTTGTAGTATATCACAGTAAGATTTTTCAAAGCCAACTACACTAGAAGCAACTCAGATTTTTCACAGGAGTTCAGTTGCATTTCAGTTATTTGCGTTGAAATACCCATCAGTCCAGGCTTATCTCATGTCATATCACTCTGTATTATGTAAATCATTTTAGCGCGTGACAGTGTTGTAGCAGGAAGATGACAGGACATGCGCACCTCATGCGCTCCAGCAGACATCTGTAGACTTGAGCAGCTTAGCAATGAAAACATGATGATTCTGCATTTCTCAGGCCCCGAGCATTGGCATTAGACCTCAGTGCCATTGTGTCTGTCAGCTTTCAAGCCTCAACGGCTAATTTGGTTTGGGGGTGGGGGTAGTTAAACTGATGAATTATACAGACAATATGTTGATTTCTAACAGTTATGCCTGTTTAGACACAACAAGCGATCTCAATCTTGCATGACTGAAGGCTTGGCTAATCTGCTTCTCCGTTATGATGATTAGGAATTAGTTAGTGAAGGAGTTGTCTTGTTATTTCAGGGTTAGTGCGACTGATAGCAGCCCGTGGATAAATTCATGTGTGTTAGCACACAGGTGTGTGGATAGTGGGTGAGGCCATAGAGATGTGTTGAAGGCTTTGCCCATATATATGAGACAACAGGGAGTTTTGTTTAACTAGAAGTCCATACAGTACAAAGGGAATTAATTGGAAACTTATTACTAACAATTTGAACtttttagatctttttttttttttttttatcgaacAGTTTGTTGAACTTTTAGATAAAATTGTAAAAGTCTGGGGAAAAAGTTTGCATATGTGTTTCTTGttaagtatcatatttgatacatcaggctttaaAAAGGATATTGAGCTCATATTTTAAGAGggaaaaaaacttaattttatttgCAGGCCCAAACtcagcaaaaatatgcaattttatGCAGTTAGTGATATTTATATGAccaaaaagtaagatgaaatttTGATAGCTTGTAATGCAAATCAATGAGACctttataacagtatagcagatattcataaaatacatataaatattagttGTCACTCTATCTCTTTCAATAATATGTCTTGGTAATGTGATATTTAATGTTCTGTAGTTTCAGAACATTTCATGGAAAGCAATACAATGATTGAGAGAGATGAACAAAAACTTTCTTCAGTGGGCCTGATGCATCATAATCGATACTCACGATTTCGCcagatttttccaaaaattgtgTATGGATTCTCAAGTAAACCAAACCGTATAACATGtattcatgttttgtttataaaaatcattaaatctCAGAGGGAAAAGGTAGCAATTTAGGTAGTTTTACTTGCTTAAAAGTATGAACTATCAATCAGACGAGAGAAGTTTTGAGCAACATGATCAGCAAAAGTTTTGATCATATTGTTCATTTACAGGCCTTAGAAATTCATCTATCAAATGTTACAGTAGACTTTATAGGGTTAACCTACAAACCAGAAAATACTGTGATGTATTGTAAAGCTTATCACATGCTCTTTTACTTCTGTTTTATGCATGACATTTGAGTAATGCCATAAACAGATGGTTAGCTTGAACATAGTTAATCACTTGTTAGCATAAGTCACCTGAACCATCCATAAAAACTGTCTGGACAGAATCTTTAACCTCATTTATGAAACACGCAAAGAACAATTTTCTGTGCAACAATTTATGCAAGAATGGTTTTCTGAATGTTTTCACAGAAACTTGTTCTGCTCATGTTTCATGAATGAATCCATTTGTATTGATGGTGCATTTTTTTATAGACTCTTATATgtataattttctgtaaattatGCAGTTTTTCCAAGATATTGATGGGCCATTTTTAAAAGGTAGTCAATAATTACATTTTCCAATAAATATTTGAGGTTCTGATTTAACCTTTTGTTTCTCTCGATCTTCTTTCCTCTAGTTTTACATGGCTCTCAGGCATGGTTCACAGCAACATGCTTATGCACTTCTCCGGCCGTGTTACAGACTGCTTTGATCGTGAATTCCGCTGCATGTATGCAGACTCCCAAATAATAGACCGTTTCCACAATCCAGATGAAGACGGGCTGCCTGGTTACTCTTACCACATGCCAGTACCAAACTTGGGCTTGGATTTTCTTGCAGACTACGGCAGCAGGGAGCGAGTGTATTCGGAGCACTCCAGTAGCCAATCCAGTGGCAGCGTTTCCAGCATCAAAGCAGCTCCTCCAGGCATGAAATCTAATAAAGTCACACCTGACAAGAAGAACACTGAAATCTTTCAAAAGCCTCCTGACAGGAAGGTAGTCACGAGTCCGGTGCTTCAAAAGCCTTCAGGACCCCACATTGTAAGAGGTTCTCCGAATGGCACCCACCAAAGTCAGGCAGTTGAGCGCACTTCCTTCGGTCAAACCGCTGGTGTGGAATGGTCCAAAATAGGACGCTCAGACATTCCCGGACAGACATCCAAAATCCAGGGTTTAGGTCTCTACAGTCCATCACCCACTCAACTAAGTCCAACGGACAACAAGATCACCTCCAAATATCGACTTCCCACGCCTTTCATCAGTAAGTTCACTGATTTATTCAGCTCAAAGGAAAAGGACTCCTACTCGTTCCAGAAGATGCCTACTCATTCCTCTCCGTTTGGTGGGCCAGATCTTTCTCAGAATGAACCAGAGAGTAAGCAAGGTCTTGCCTCACCAGGACCCA
This is a stretch of genomic DNA from Carassius carassius chromosome 10, fCarCar2.1, whole genome shotgun sequence. It encodes these proteins:
- the LOC132151547 gene encoding protein FAM83A-like is translated as MISSEILRPTPNSARKALGKLATRLEEVKNPWRQGSALELSHNETARLATDALLEHGEKEYKKVLQDERELNFLSSQEIRYITENVAKGGGADSGTNGVDMEEGDTVSELTSGTYFPMMSDEEPPMLELGWPEASNRFGPTEAQIHFQRDKSKNVKDHIRSLISKAKKVIAIVMDVFTDVDLFCDLMEASNKRRVPVYILLDEKNLSYFLNMCSELDIQNSHLSNMRVRSVCGDTYCTKSGKKFTGQVQEKFMIIDCEEVIAGSYSFTWLSGMVHSNMLMHFSGRVTDCFDREFRCMYADSQIIDRFHNPDEDGLPGYSYHMPVPNLGLDFLADYGSRERVYSEHSSSQSSGSVSSIKAAPPGMKSNKVTPDKKNTEIFQKPPDRKVVTSPVLQKPSGPHIVRGSPNGTHQSQAVERTSFGQTAGVEWSKIGRSDIPGQTSKIQGLGLYSPSPTQLSPTDNKITSKYRLPTPFISKFTDLFSSKEKDSYSFQKMPTHSSPFGGPDLSQNEPESKQGLASPGPMLLDRMGPEKGIHRRDEKRMTLGHSKLDLVNQYNKLNQSKQVYSRFEVKNYIPQ